Within the Emticicia oligotrophica DSM 17448 genome, the region TCAGGATAATCCTTGGGCAAAATCAAACGTTTCATTTCAGCCAAAGTCCCCGAAACTTCCACTCCAGTCGGGCCAGTACCCACAACAACCATATTCATTAAGCCTTCTCTTGTATCGGCATCAGTAGCAGTAAGAGCATCTTCAAGGTTTTGTAAAACCTTGTTTCTCAGATAGATAGCCTCCGAAACAGATTTCATGGGCATAGCATTTTCGATGATATTTTGCATACCAAAGAAATTGGTATCGGCTCCAACCGCAATTACCAAATAATCGTAGCTTAATTCACCTAATTCAGTTGTCAGAATTTTTTGTTCGGTATTTACTTGAGTTACCTTCGTAATTCTGATATGGACATTCTTTTTGCGTTGAAAAATCTTTCGGAGTGGAAAAGAAATCGAACTCGGTTCGAGGCCAGCCATAGCTACCTGATAAAAAAGAGGCTGAAATTGATGGTAATTATTTTTATCAATTAAAACAATTTGTACGTCGTGTTTGGCGAGCTGTTGTGCAAGAGCTAATCCACCAAATCCCGCACCAATAATGACGATACGAGTTTGGTTTGTTTCAGGAATATTGGGAGTCATGTTTGAGGTTTGTTTTGGATAAAAATGGCGATTGAAATCGCTCTCTAATCGAACAAAGGATATATTATTTTAAAACGATTATAATCTTGGTGCTTTTTGTATTTTTCCTCTGTTCAAATAGTTAGTAAATTTATTCACTGACTTTATCTTATAAGCCTCAAATTTACATTTTTTGCTTTGTTTTCCTTAGCTTTTCTGCAATATTTCAGTCGAAATTGTTTAGGTCTTCAATCCTTTGTACCTTTGCAAACAGAACTACCAATTTTGACATTGAATTTTAGAGAAAGTTTACAAAAAGACCCAATTTTTGAAGTAATCGCCAATGCCGCAAGCGATTTAGAAATTGATGCATATGTGATTGGCGGATATGTACGAGACCTATTCCTCGACCGACCAAATAAAGATATTGATGTGGTTTGTTTGGGAAGTGGTATCGCTTTGGCTGAAAAAGTAGCCAGTAAATTAGGCGATAATGTGTATGTGAGTTTTTTCAAGAATTTTGGTACTGCCCAAATTAAATCGGGCGATATAGAGATTGAGTTTGTGGGTGCAAGAAAAGAATCGTATCGTTATGATTCTCGTAAACCTTTGGTAGAGGATGGTTCATTAGAAGACGACCAAAATCGCAGAGATTTTACGATTAATGCTTTGGGTATTTCGCTTAATAAAGAAAATTTCGGGCAACTCATTGACCCATTTGGTGGGGTAGAAGATATTAAACGAAAAATTATCCGAACACCGCTCAACCCAGAAATTACTTTTTCTGATGACCCGCTCCGTATGATGCGTGCTGTGAGGTTTGCCTCTCAATTAGGATTTGATATTGATGGTCCTACTTTTGATGCAATTTCGTCTATGAAAGACCGCATCGGAATTGTTTCCCAAGAGAGAATTACCGATGAATTAAATAAGATAGTTTTATCAAAGACACCATCTTACGGTTTTAAGTTGTTGTTTTATACTGGGTTGCTCCAAATTATTTTTCCTGAATTCTGTGAGCTTCAAGGTGTTGAAACTCATGATGGAAAAGGCCATAAAGATAATTTTTATCATACTTTGCAAGTGCTTGATAATGTGGCGATTAAGTCTAGTGATTTATGGTTACGTTGGGCGGCAATCTTGCATGATATTGCTAAACCTGCTACCAAACGGTTTCATCCAAAAATAGGTTGGTCATTTCACGGACATGAAGAATTAGGAGCTAAAATGACTCCCAATATTTTCCGTAAACTCAAATTACCACTTGATGGTAAAATGAGAATGGTTAAAAAATTAGTGCGTTTGCATCTGCGTCCAATTGCCTTAGCGAAAGAAGGCATTTCTGATTCTGCATTACGCCGTTTATTGTTTGAAGCAGGTGAAGACTTAGAAGCTTTAATGATTTTGTGTAGAGCAGATATTACCTCAAAAGATTCTAATAAAGTAAGAAAATACTTAGCCAACTTCGATAAAGTTGAGGAAATGCTTGTTGAGTTGGAAGAAAAAGATAAACTTCGTAATTTTCAGCCAGTTATTACTGGTGAGATAATCATGGAAGTTTTTGATTTGAAACCTTCAAGAGAAGTGGGAACCATAAAACTTGCCCTTCGGGAGGCAGTTTTGGAAGGCATCATTCCCAATGAATTTGGCCCTTCTTTTGAGTTTATTTTAAATGAAGGAGCAAAACTTAACCTTAAGCCTGTAAAAACAAAAGAAGATGTAAGATATTTAACAGAAATACCTAAACTCGAAAATAATTAACTGATATGAATGACGGAACTAAATTTAAAAGAATGTTAGGTGGTATCCTAGCTGGAATGGGACTTTTGCTATTGTTGTTTGCTTGTGTAGCTTTTATGTCAACGAATGATACAGTCATGGGTTTGGCTGTAAAAGGTGCAAGAAAAATCGCTCCAGCAGTATTAGGTATCATATTATTAGTATCTGGTGTTTCGATGGTAAATCGTACTTAAGATGTTTTTCTCAAACCCTCCTCATTCGGGAGGGTTTTTTAGTATTTCTACTCCAATATTGCATTGTAAACACTGCTTTTTTGTACAAAAACTATTGTAAAGCTCAATACTCGCTTGTGAATCGAAAGCTGTTTTGATGCTTAAACCCATATTCTTCCAAATATCACAAATACTATTTTCTTCGGCGGGTAAATTTTCTAAAAAGTTGATACACCGATTTATTAATTCATGATTTCCTATCTTTTCTGCGTAAAAAGCCAACAATGGGATAGCAGTATTAATTATAATGTTATTGATAGAACTTATACCCAGACCCAATAATTTTTTATTGGAAGTCTTACCAAAGTTAAAATGTTCTTGCCAGTAAGATGATTGCTCAATTTTTAATGCATTACGTATTTCTTCAATCGAATTACTTTGAGTAAATAGTGAGAAAAAACTCTGTTGTTGCGTGACTAATTTAGCCAGTTGTGCCAATCTGATTGTGGGGAAATTTGCCGGACGTGTACGTAAAAACTTCCATTCGTATGAATTCAATTGCCTTGCTTTCAAAGAGAACTTTATGGCAAAGAATTCATACTCTTGACTTAGTTTTTCAGCATATTCATCATAAATCTCAATTAAACCAGCTTGCCCAAAAAACATAGACTCAATTTGAAAGAGATTATCTCGATGTTTTTGTAGCACTTTTAGCGGAAGGTTTTGAGCGAGCCTAAGAAAAACATCAGAGTTGAGTTTGAAACCAAAGTTTCTCGCTAATAATTGGTAAGCTGTTTCTTCCCAATCTCCTTTATTATTTTCAAAAAGTTCATTTACAATGGCTGCTTTTTGTTGTAGTCGTTTGGTCAGAACCTTATCAAGCATTGCAAATTTTGATAAGTCAGACACCTTCGAATATGCTTCCTGACAAGGGATTATTGATTGATTATCAATTAAATACTGATATTTATTAATAAGTTCAAAGTCTGTAATTGACTTCAATTCTAGGGTTGGAATCAAACTACCATCTTGTCTAACAATAAGCTGGTTATTTTCCCAAACTACATGGAGAATCACATTGTTGTAGGCTTCATCTTCTTGGTGTTTATGAACTTTCCAATCTGAGGATTTTATATGAATTTCTACATTTCCGACCCATTCTATTTCATTGATTAATATTCTTGCATTAATAAAATCTGGACCAGAATTGGTATTATAGAATCCTGTTTTTAGAACAGTAATCGTATCCTTAGTTGAAGTACGTAAATCTGATTTTTCAAATTGTTGAAATTGCCATAGGTAGTGCAGAAATGCTTCGTTCATAAAAAAGTTAGTGGGATAATTTTCCAAATTGTTGGATTAGTCGAACAATTTGGAAAATTTGAGCAAAAATTACAAATACATTTGTAAATATTTTGCCATTTCTTCTTGCACTAATTGAGCTTCTTGGGCTGCAACTTTTGCAAAGTCATCTCCAGAAGAAGCATAAATAATTGCTCTTGAAGAATTAACCAGTAAACCACATTGTTTATTCATTCCATATTTTGATACCTCTTCTAAGCTTCCTCCTTGTGCCCCAATTCCCGGAACGAGTAAGAAATGTTCAGGTGCTATTTCTCTGATTTTAAGTAGTTTATCTGCTTTTGTCGCACCCACTACATACATCATTCGTTCGCTATCAGCCCATTTCTGTGAAGTTAAAATTACTTGTTGGTATAGATTTTTTATTTCAGATTCCTCACTATTGACTAATAATTGCTGAAAATCATCACCACCATCATTAGATGTAAGAGCTAAAAGAATTACCCATTTCCCTTCAAACTCTAAGAATGGAATAACAGAGTCGCTACCCATATACGGAGCAACCGTTACCGAATCAAAATCTAATCCAGAAGAAGATTTGTCAAAAAATGTTCGAGCATAAAGACTTGAGGTATTCCCAATATCTCCACGTTTGGCGTCTGCAATCGTGAAACATTCTTCAGGAATGTATTCAATCGTTTTTTGAAGACTTTCCCAACCTTTAGCTCCCAAAGCTTCGTAGAATGCAATGTTTGGCTTGTAAGCAACGGCAAACTGAGCAGTAGCGTCTATGATTTGGCGATTAAATTCAAAAATTGGGTCTTTTTCTTTGAGGAGGTGCGAAGGTATTTTTTTGATATCGGTATCAAGACCTACACACAAATAAGAGTTTTTTTGAGTAATTTGCTCGAAAAGCTGTTGTTTTGTCATTATCTACTGATTTTTGAGCAAATTTCTATAATTTATGTGATTTAATCAGAAAAATAAAATGATTTTATTTACTAAATATTACTTTTGTAGTGAAAATATAAATACCTATATCGTACAGTAAATCCAAATATAAATTATTCTACTCAAAAATTAACCATCATAATGGAGTTTAGAAAAACAAGTATCGAAGGACTTATCGAAATATTTCCTAAAATTTTTGGCGATGCCCGTGGTCATTTCTTCGAATCATATAGACACAATATTTTTGCTGAAAACGGAATTCCTTTTACATTCGTACAAGATAATCAATCATTTTCTACTGCTGGAGTTTTAAGAGGTTTACATTTCCAAAGCCAACCTTATTCTCAAGGAAAATTAGTTAGGGTTATTACTGGAAAGGTAGTTGATGTTGCAGTAGATATTCGTCCAAACTCGCCAACTTTTGGAAAATACGAACGTTTTGTTCTCGATTCAAAGTTGCAAAATATGGTATTTATTCCCGAAGGTTTTGCTCATGGCTTTGCTGCTTTAGAGGATTCGATTTTTACCTATAAATGTACAAATATTTATAATAAAGCCGCAGAAGGTGGAATTATTTGGAATGACCCTGATTTGAATATTGATTGGGGAATTACGAATCCGAACGTTTCGGAGAAAGATTTAGAATTACCAACATTCAAGGAGCTTATTTCGAAAGGTTTTTAATGTTATGCTATCATAAATTATACCAAAATAGTAATTTAAGTAAATAATTACTGCAAAATCATTTATAGCAAGCGTATACTACCGCTTGCTATTTTTATTTACCGGAGTAGGTATTTGGCATGGTCTTGGGACTCATCAGCTAGTCAACACCCTAATTATTTTAGGGTGTTGATTGAAACCAAAGAAATCAATAAAACCATCCATAATGTTTAAGTCGATATTTAGAAGGGGCGATTTGAGTAAAGAAACTAATACTCAAAATAGCCACTTGAGAGTTGATATACACGCACACTTACTCCCACAATTAGATGATGGTCCTACTGATATAGAGCAGAGTATTGAGATTATCCAAGAAATGTATGATATCGGTTATCGTAAGCTTATACTAACGCCACATGTAATGTCTGGGTATTATAATAATACAACAGAAGGCATACTCAATTCTCTTCAAATTTTAAAATCTACACTTTTACAGCAAAATATTCAGATGGAGCTGGAAGCTGCCGCTGAATATTATGTTGAAGATAATTTATTTAGATTAATCGAACGCCGTGAGGTTCTTACTTTTGGCGGAAGTAGGCAATATTTGTTATTTGAGGTTTCGTTTGTTTCTAAGGTTTCTTGCATTATTGAAGCCGCCACCAAAATTAGACAAGCAGGTTACACACCTGTATTAGCTCACCCTGAAAGATACATAAGTTTACAAGATAAAAATATCATAGAACGTTTGATCCTCAATGGGATTATTTTTCAGCTAAATATAGGCTCGCTAACAGGTTATTATTCGAAACAAGCTCAGGAAATTGCGGAGTTTATCATCAGTAAAAATCTAGCAGTTTTTTGGGGTACAGATTGTCACAGTTATAATCAGTTACAAAGCATCAAACAAACTTTTAAACTGAATATTTTCCAAGAAGCAATGAAACAAAATGTATTGAATAATTCATTACTCGGTGAAAGGCTTATTTCTTACGCTTAAGAAAATCATTCTTTAGGTTGATAATTATGTAGTTGCATTTTTTCACCATCAAAAACAGCATAGCTATAATGCCATATCCAATCGCCT harbors:
- a CDS encoding CCA tRNA nucleotidyltransferase yields the protein MNFRESLQKDPIFEVIANAASDLEIDAYVIGGYVRDLFLDRPNKDIDVVCLGSGIALAEKVASKLGDNVYVSFFKNFGTAQIKSGDIEIEFVGARKESYRYDSRKPLVEDGSLEDDQNRRDFTINALGISLNKENFGQLIDPFGGVEDIKRKIIRTPLNPEITFSDDPLRMMRAVRFASQLGFDIDGPTFDAISSMKDRIGIVSQERITDELNKIVLSKTPSYGFKLLFYTGLLQIIFPEFCELQGVETHDGKGHKDNFYHTLQVLDNVAIKSSDLWLRWAAILHDIAKPATKRFHPKIGWSFHGHEELGAKMTPNIFRKLKLPLDGKMRMVKKLVRLHLRPIALAKEGISDSALRRLLFEAGEDLEALMILCRADITSKDSNKVRKYLANFDKVEEMLVELEEKDKLRNFQPVITGEIIMEVFDLKPSREVGTIKLALREAVLEGIIPNEFGPSFEFILNEGAKLNLKPVKTKEDVRYLTEIPKLENN
- a CDS encoding DUF2851 family protein; the protein is MNEAFLHYLWQFQQFEKSDLRTSTKDTITVLKTGFYNTNSGPDFINARILINEIEWVGNVEIHIKSSDWKVHKHQEDEAYNNVILHVVWENNQLIVRQDGSLIPTLELKSITDFELINKYQYLIDNQSIIPCQEAYSKVSDLSKFAMLDKVLTKRLQQKAAIVNELFENNKGDWEETAYQLLARNFGFKLNSDVFLRLAQNLPLKVLQKHRDNLFQIESMFFGQAGLIEIYDEYAEKLSQEYEFFAIKFSLKARQLNSYEWKFLRTRPANFPTIRLAQLAKLVTQQQSFFSLFTQSNSIEEIRNALKIEQSSYWQEHFNFGKTSNKKLLGLGISSINNIIINTAIPLLAFYAEKIGNHELINRCINFLENLPAEENSICDIWKNMGLSIKTAFDSQASIELYNSFCTKKQCLQCNIGVEILKNPPE
- the pyrF gene encoding orotidine-5'-phosphate decarboxylase, which translates into the protein MTKQQLFEQITQKNSYLCVGLDTDIKKIPSHLLKEKDPIFEFNRQIIDATAQFAVAYKPNIAFYEALGAKGWESLQKTIEYIPEECFTIADAKRGDIGNTSSLYARTFFDKSSSGLDFDSVTVAPYMGSDSVIPFLEFEGKWVILLALTSNDGGDDFQQLLVNSEESEIKNLYQQVILTSQKWADSERMMYVVGATKADKLLKIREIAPEHFLLVPGIGAQGGSLEEVSKYGMNKQCGLLVNSSRAIIYASSGDDFAKVAAQEAQLVQEEMAKYLQMYL
- the rfbC gene encoding dTDP-4-dehydrorhamnose 3,5-epimerase codes for the protein MEFRKTSIEGLIEIFPKIFGDARGHFFESYRHNIFAENGIPFTFVQDNQSFSTAGVLRGLHFQSQPYSQGKLVRVITGKVVDVAVDIRPNSPTFGKYERFVLDSKLQNMVFIPEGFAHGFAALEDSIFTYKCTNIYNKAAEGGIIWNDPDLNIDWGITNPNVSEKDLELPTFKELISKGF
- a CDS encoding tyrosine-protein phosphatase produces the protein MFKSIFRRGDLSKETNTQNSHLRVDIHAHLLPQLDDGPTDIEQSIEIIQEMYDIGYRKLILTPHVMSGYYNNTTEGILNSLQILKSTLLQQNIQMELEAAAEYYVEDNLFRLIERREVLTFGGSRQYLLFEVSFVSKVSCIIEAATKIRQAGYTPVLAHPERYISLQDKNIIERLILNGIIFQLNIGSLTGYYSKQAQEIAEFIISKNLAVFWGTDCHSYNQLQSIKQTFKLNIFQEAMKQNVLNNSLLGERLISYA